The Pseudomonas berkeleyensis genome includes a region encoding these proteins:
- the aspS gene encoding aspartate--tRNA ligase: MMRSHYCGQLNESLDGQEITLCGWVHRRRDHGGVIFLDIRDREGLAQVVFDPDRADTFAKADRVRSEYVVKITGKVRLRPAGAVNPNMASGAIEVLGYELEVLNEAETPPFPLNEYTDVGEETRLRYRFIDLRRPEMAEKLKLRSRITSSIRRYLDDNGFLDVETPILTRATPEGARDYLVPSRTHAGSFFALPQSPQLFKQLLMVAGFDRYYQIAKCFRDEDLRADRQPEFTQIDIETSFLDEKDIMDITETMVRNLFKEVLDVEFGELPHMTLAEAMRRFGSDKPDLRNPLELVDVEDQLKDVEFKVFAGPANDPKCRVTALRVPGGASMPRKQIDDYTKFVGIYGAKGLAYIKVNERAAGVEGLQSPIVKNIPLDNINVILDRVGAVDGDIVFFGADKAKIVSEALGALRIKLGHDLNLLTCEWAPLWVVDFPMFEENDDGSLTAMHHPFTSPKCTPEELEANPAAALSRAYDMVLNGTELGGGSIRIHDKAMQQTVFRVLGISEDEQQEKFGFLLDALKYGAPPHGGLAFGLDRLVMLMTGAQSIREVIAFPKTQSAACVMTQAPGVVDGKSLRELHIRLREQPKAE; the protein is encoded by the coding sequence ATGATGCGCAGCCACTATTGCGGCCAACTGAACGAGAGCCTGGATGGCCAGGAAATCACCCTTTGCGGCTGGGTACACCGTCGCCGCGACCATGGCGGGGTGATCTTCCTCGATATTCGCGATCGTGAAGGTCTGGCCCAGGTGGTGTTCGACCCGGATCGTGCCGACACCTTTGCCAAAGCCGACCGCGTGCGCAGCGAGTACGTAGTCAAGATCACCGGCAAGGTGCGTCTGCGTCCGGCAGGTGCGGTCAACCCGAACATGGCGTCTGGCGCCATCGAGGTGCTGGGTTACGAGCTGGAAGTACTCAACGAAGCGGAAACCCCACCGTTCCCGCTCAACGAATACACCGATGTCGGCGAAGAAACCCGTCTGCGCTATCGCTTTATCGACCTGCGCCGTCCGGAAATGGCCGAAAAGCTCAAGCTGCGTTCACGCATCACCTCGAGCATCCGCCGCTATCTGGACGACAACGGTTTCCTCGACGTGGAAACGCCGATCCTGACCCGTGCCACCCCGGAAGGCGCGCGTGACTATCTGGTGCCGAGCCGTACCCACGCAGGCAGCTTCTTCGCCCTGCCGCAGTCGCCGCAGTTGTTCAAGCAGCTGTTGATGGTCGCCGGCTTCGACCGCTACTACCAGATCGCCAAGTGTTTCCGTGACGAAGACCTGCGTGCCGACCGTCAGCCGGAATTCACCCAGATCGACATCGAGACCAGCTTCCTCGATGAAAAAGACATCATGGATATCACCGAGACCATGGTGCGCAACCTGTTCAAGGAAGTGCTGGACGTCGAGTTTGGCGAGCTTCCGCACATGACTCTGGCCGAAGCCATGCGTCGTTTCGGTTCCGACAAGCCTGACCTGCGCAACCCGCTGGAGCTGGTGGATGTCGAGGATCAGCTCAAGGACGTCGAGTTCAAGGTCTTCGCCGGTCCAGCCAATGACCCGAAATGCCGCGTCACCGCGCTGCGTGTACCGGGCGGGGCGAGCATGCCGCGTAAGCAGATCGACGATTACACCAAGTTCGTCGGTATCTACGGTGCCAAGGGGCTGGCCTATATCAAGGTCAACGAGCGCGCCGCCGGCGTCGAAGGCTTGCAGTCGCCGATCGTCAAGAACATCCCGCTGGACAACATCAATGTCATCCTCGATCGCGTTGGCGCTGTCGATGGCGACATCGTGTTCTTCGGCGCCGACAAGGCCAAGATCGTCAGCGAAGCCCTGGGTGCGCTGCGCATTAAGCTCGGCCATGACCTGAACCTGCTGACCTGCGAGTGGGCGCCGCTGTGGGTCGTCGACTTCCCGATGTTCGAGGAAAACGACGACGGCAGCCTGACCGCCATGCACCACCCGTTCACCTCGCCCAAGTGCACTCCCGAGGAGCTGGAGGCCAATCCAGCCGCCGCACTGTCGCGTGCCTACGACATGGTGCTCAACGGCACCGAGCTGGGTGGCGGTTCGATCCGTATCCACGACAAGGCCATGCAGCAGACCGTGTTCCGCGTGCTCGGCATCAGTGAAGACGAGCAGCAGGAGAAGTTCGGTTTCCTGCTCGACGCCCTGAAGTACGGTGCGCCGCCCCATGGTGGTCTGGCCTTCGGTCTGGATCGCCTGGTGATGCTGATGACGGGCGCTCAGTCGATCCGTGAAGTGATCGCCTTCCCGAAAACCCAGAGTGCGGCCTGCGTCATGACCCAGGCGCCGGGTGTAGTGGACGGCAAGTCGCTGCGCGAGCTACATATCCGCCTGCGCGAGCAACCCAAGGCCGAATAA
- the ybgC gene encoding tol-pal system-associated acyl-CoA thioesterase, giving the protein MRAQNGVQPFSHHCRVYYEDTDAGGIVYYVNYLKFMERARTERLRELGYAQSTLAGEGLLFVVHSAEARYHAPARLDDELVISADVIELNRASLRFRQQVRRAADNQLLCEGQFLVACVGAENLKPRAMPQTLRAAFAEPLGAGLSEAGE; this is encoded by the coding sequence ATGCGCGCGCAAAACGGAGTCCAGCCGTTCAGCCATCATTGCCGGGTCTACTACGAAGACACCGATGCGGGTGGCATCGTCTACTACGTCAATTACCTCAAATTTATGGAGCGGGCTCGCACCGAGCGCCTGCGTGAGCTGGGTTATGCCCAGTCGACGCTCGCGGGTGAGGGCCTGTTGTTCGTTGTGCATTCGGCCGAGGCGCGCTACCACGCGCCGGCGCGATTGGACGACGAGCTGGTGATCAGCGCCGATGTGATCGAATTGAACCGTGCCAGCCTGCGTTTTCGTCAACAGGTCAGGCGGGCTGCGGATAATCAACTGCTCTGTGAAGGGCAGTTCCTGGTGGCCTGTGTCGGCGCCGAAAATTTGAAACCCCGGGCCATGCCGCAAACATTGCGCGCAGCCTTTGCCGAGCCCTTGGGCGCGGGTCTATCTGAAGCAGGAGAGTAA
- a CDS encoding cold-shock protein has protein sequence MRSSSSAQTSQPSSQEDRETGTVKWFNTSKGFGFISRDSGEDIFVHFRAIRGEGHRVLIEGQRVEFSVMQRDKGLQAEDVIAAAPSRR, from the coding sequence GTGCGCAGCTCGAGCTCGGCCCAGACCAGCCAGCCCAGCAGCCAGGAAGACCGCGAGACCGGTACGGTCAAGTGGTTCAACACCTCCAAGGGTTTCGGCTTCATTTCCCGCGATTCAGGCGAAGATATCTTCGTGCATTTTCGCGCCATCCGCGGGGAAGGTCACCGCGTGCTGATCGAAGGACAGCGCGTGGAGTTCTCGGTCATGCAGCGCGACAAGGGTCTGCAAGCCGAGGATGTCATCGCCGCAGCGCCCTCACGCCGCTGA
- the ruvC gene encoding crossover junction endodeoxyribonuclease RuvC translates to MTLILGIDPGSRITGYGVVRDTGRGCEYVASGCIRTGNGPLAERLQIVFRGVSEVIRTHGPVTMGIEQVFMARNADSALKLGQARGAAIVAAVEAGLEVSEYTATQVKQAVVGTGAADKQQVQMMVMHLLKLVQKPQIDASDALGIALCHAHHRQSLIPHGLAGAKRRGGRLRL, encoded by the coding sequence ATGACCTTGATCCTCGGAATCGACCCAGGCTCGCGTATCACCGGTTACGGTGTGGTGCGCGATACCGGGCGTGGCTGCGAATACGTGGCATCGGGCTGCATTCGCACCGGCAACGGGCCGTTGGCCGAGCGCCTGCAGATCGTTTTTCGTGGTGTCAGCGAGGTGATTCGTACGCATGGGCCGGTAACCATGGGCATCGAGCAGGTGTTCATGGCACGCAATGCTGACTCGGCGTTGAAACTTGGTCAGGCTCGCGGCGCGGCAATCGTTGCGGCAGTAGAGGCGGGCCTGGAAGTCAGCGAGTACACCGCCACGCAGGTCAAGCAGGCAGTGGTCGGCACCGGTGCAGCGGACAAGCAGCAGGTGCAGATGATGGTCATGCACCTGCTCAAGTTGGTGCAGAAACCGCAGATCGATGCCTCCGACGCCCTGGGTATCGCCTTGTGCCATGCGCACCACCGACAGAGTCTGATCCCCCATGGGTTGGCCGGCGCCAAGCGGCGCGGCGGTCGTCTCCGTTTATAA
- the tolR gene encoding protein TolR: protein MARIRKRRKPVAEMNVVPYIDVMLVLLVIFMVTAPMLNQGVKVDLPKVSSEALPQDNDAQVLTISIKADKTYYWNMGSEVDVDTEQERASTLPQMTQAVTAIIAENRRQGKQVQVFVRGDKSVDYGTVMAAMGGLQQADVGNVGLITEAP, encoded by the coding sequence ATGGCGAGAATTCGCAAAAGACGTAAGCCGGTAGCCGAGATGAACGTGGTGCCTTACATCGACGTGATGTTGGTACTGCTGGTCATCTTCATGGTCACCGCACCGATGCTCAACCAGGGGGTCAAGGTCGACCTGCCCAAGGTCAGCAGCGAAGCGCTGCCGCAGGACAATGACGCCCAGGTACTGACCATTTCCATCAAGGCCGACAAGACCTACTACTGGAACATGGGCAGCGAGGTCGACGTCGACACCGAGCAGGAGCGTGCCTCCACGCTGCCGCAGATGACTCAGGCGGTAACGGCGATCATTGCCGAGAACCGCCGTCAGGGTAAGCAGGTGCAGGTGTTCGTGCGTGGCGACAAGTCGGTCGACTACGGCACCGTGATGGCGGCCATGGGTGGTCTGCAACAGGCCGACGTGGGTAACGTCGGATTGATTACCGAGGCTCCCTGA
- the tolQ gene encoding protein TolQ produces the protein MSMWSLISNASLLVQLVMLTLVAASVISWVMIFQRSNALRAAKRALDNFEDRFWSGIDLSKLYRQAGSNPDPDSGLEQIFRAGFKEFSRLRQQQGVDPDAVMDGVSRAMRVAISREEEKLETALPFLATVGSTSPYIGLFGTVWGIMNSFRGLAQVQQATLATVAPGIAEALIATAIGLFAAIPAVIAYNRFSARGEMLIGRYYTFADEFQAILHRKVHTSEE, from the coding sequence ATGTCGATGTGGAGTCTGATCAGTAACGCCAGCTTGCTGGTGCAACTGGTGATGCTGACCCTGGTGGCCGCCTCGGTCATTTCCTGGGTGATGATCTTCCAGCGCAGTAATGCACTGCGTGCAGCAAAGCGTGCCCTGGACAACTTCGAGGATCGCTTCTGGTCCGGTATCGATCTGTCCAAGCTGTATCGCCAGGCGGGCAGCAACCCGGATCCGGATTCGGGTCTGGAGCAGATCTTCCGTGCCGGTTTCAAGGAGTTCTCCCGTCTGCGTCAGCAGCAGGGCGTCGATCCTGACGCAGTGATGGATGGCGTGTCGCGCGCCATGCGTGTAGCCATCTCCCGCGAGGAGGAAAAACTGGAAACCGCATTGCCGTTCCTGGCGACCGTCGGCTCCACCAGCCCCTATATCGGTCTCTTCGGTACCGTCTGGGGCATCATGAACTCCTTCCGTGGTCTGGCTCAGGTACAGCAGGCAACCCTGGCCACCGTAGCGCCGGGTATCGCCGAGGCGCTGATCGCCACGGCCATCGGTCTGTTCGCCGCCATTCCGGCGGTCATCGCCTACAACCGTTTCTCTGCCCGTGGCGAGATGCTGATCGGTCGTTACTACACCTTTGCCGACGAGTTCCAGGCCATCCTGCACCGCAAAGTGCATACCTCGGAAGAATAA
- a CDS encoding GGDEF domain-containing protein, producing the protein MSQPAKPPSIIELYPEETREAAALLKQAVPLMMRHDIPPNPVHYALWYTYSRGSEPELNRRLDKVVEDFDVFPPETASKLFRDYIIRGELEEARAGQQQVIELVDDIEGDVSRNMLGSKNYQQSLTQGLSALQEPIIDDLPSVLNELQESTQLMQDQQEKFLYRLRAAQDEIKHLRSQLERAHLAATLDSLTRVFNRNAFTRLLEQALKESYQGLALVILDIDHFKQFNDQYGHPLGDRVLQHVGQLMRDLLPPRAFAARYGGEEFCVVLRDCHNLAEVLDFAEQLRNKIQALRVKVRRTDQVLDSITASFGCALAEVDDTFESLLTRADDALYQAKRGGRNQVHPITSETMLSA; encoded by the coding sequence ATGAGTCAGCCAGCCAAGCCCCCCAGCATCATCGAACTGTATCCGGAGGAAACCCGCGAGGCTGCGGCGCTGCTCAAGCAAGCCGTACCACTGATGATGCGCCACGACATCCCGCCCAACCCGGTGCATTACGCGCTCTGGTACACCTACAGCCGAGGCAGTGAACCGGAACTCAATCGTCGCCTGGACAAGGTCGTCGAGGATTTCGATGTATTCCCCCCTGAAACCGCCAGCAAGCTGTTTCGCGACTACATCATCCGCGGCGAACTGGAAGAGGCACGCGCAGGCCAACAGCAGGTGATCGAACTGGTCGACGACATCGAGGGCGATGTCTCACGCAACATGCTCGGCAGCAAGAATTACCAGCAAAGCCTCACGCAGGGGCTGAGCGCCCTGCAGGAACCGATCATCGACGACCTGCCCAGCGTGCTCAACGAACTGCAGGAAAGCACCCAGTTGATGCAGGATCAGCAGGAGAAATTCCTCTACCGCCTGCGCGCCGCCCAAGATGAAATCAAGCACCTGCGCAGCCAACTCGAACGCGCGCACCTGGCAGCGACACTGGATAGCCTGACGCGCGTGTTCAACCGCAACGCCTTCACCCGCCTGCTGGAGCAGGCACTGAAAGAGTCCTACCAGGGGCTCGCCCTGGTGATTCTCGATATCGACCATTTCAAGCAGTTCAACGACCAGTACGGCCATCCGCTCGGGGATCGCGTGCTGCAGCATGTTGGTCAATTGATGCGCGACCTGCTCCCGCCGCGCGCCTTCGCCGCGCGTTACGGCGGCGAAGAGTTCTGCGTCGTGCTACGCGACTGCCACAACCTGGCCGAAGTACTCGATTTCGCCGAGCAACTGCGCAACAAGATCCAGGCCCTAAGGGTCAAGGTTCGTCGTACCGACCAGGTACTGGATAGCATCACTGCCTCATTCGGCTGCGCCCTGGCCGAAGTGGACGACACCTTCGAATCACTGCTGACCCGGGCCGACGACGCCCTTTACCAAGCCAAACGTGGCGGGCGTAACCAGGTTCACCCGATCACCAGCGAAACCATGCTAAGCGCTTGA
- a CDS encoding HD domain-containing phosphohydrolase — MPSPRSADLSSDLLEDFRLDAAEQFPRCEQLLIELERAPKSRERLRELFRLVHTLKGNLGYIDLNTLMPLPQAMEDVLEALRNEQLEFDSLLGDILLLSLDHLRALIDRALGRTNALPSSMQTEQLCQALQALAVAPAAEQGHIRRELLQQMDPNTHLQAPQIPTGSRTDALLARYGIAPHPDLQFFAALTEAAEQRSSYWRGRNLRLLDLALSINALGGQVEKPEQLAAAVCLHDLGMAFLPLELLHKQAHLSRDERRLMQGHPRLASDLLKRMPGWAPAMEIVLQHQENVDGSGYPKGLRELEITPGALILQIVDTFDARTHERAHQTLSKRPLLRAILEINNLAGQQFSAHWVEIFNRALQQNPDLAHGRGPYHDSL; from the coding sequence ATGCCTTCACCCCGCTCTGCCGACCTCTCCAGCGATCTACTGGAGGACTTCCGCCTGGATGCAGCCGAGCAATTCCCACGTTGCGAACAATTATTGATCGAACTGGAGCGCGCACCGAAGAGCCGCGAGCGCCTGCGCGAACTCTTCCGCCTGGTTCACACGCTCAAGGGCAACCTCGGTTACATCGATCTCAATACCCTGATGCCCCTACCGCAAGCCATGGAGGATGTGCTCGAAGCACTTCGCAATGAGCAGTTGGAATTCGACAGCCTGCTCGGCGATATCCTGCTACTGAGCCTGGATCACCTGCGCGCACTGATTGATCGCGCACTGGGCAGAACGAACGCCCTCCCGAGCTCAATGCAGACCGAACAACTGTGCCAGGCGCTGCAGGCACTCGCCGTGGCACCAGCGGCGGAACAAGGGCACATTCGCCGCGAACTGCTGCAGCAGATGGATCCCAACACGCATCTGCAAGCCCCTCAAATCCCGACAGGGAGCCGAACCGACGCGCTGCTGGCCCGATACGGCATCGCTCCACACCCGGATCTGCAATTCTTCGCAGCCCTGACCGAAGCAGCAGAACAGCGCTCAAGCTACTGGCGCGGACGCAACCTGCGCCTGCTCGACCTGGCACTGAGCATCAACGCCCTGGGTGGCCAAGTCGAAAAACCGGAACAGCTGGCAGCCGCCGTTTGCCTGCATGACCTGGGAATGGCCTTCCTGCCGCTGGAGCTGTTACACAAGCAAGCTCATCTCAGCCGTGATGAGCGACGCCTGATGCAAGGTCACCCCCGCCTGGCAAGCGACCTGCTGAAACGCATGCCAGGCTGGGCACCCGCCATGGAGATCGTCCTGCAGCATCAGGAAAACGTCGACGGTAGCGGCTATCCCAAGGGGTTGCGCGAGCTGGAAATCACCCCTGGCGCACTCATCCTGCAGATCGTCGATACCTTCGACGCACGCACCCACGAACGCGCTCACCAGACCCTGAGCAAGCGCCCCCTGCTCCGCGCGATACTCGAAATCAACAACCTGGCCGGCCAGCAGTTCAGTGCTCACTGGGTCGAAATATTCAACCGCGCCCTGCAACAGAATCCGGATCTGGCGCACGGCCGAGGCCCGTATCACGACAGTCTCTAG
- a CDS encoding Dps family protein, whose translation MEINIGIAEQDRAAIAEGLSRLLADTYTLYLKTHNFHWNVTGPMFNTLHLMFEGQYTELALAVDAIAERIRALGFPAPGTYAAYARLSSIKEEEGVPSAEDMIKQLVQGQEAVVRTARGIFPLLDKVSDEPTADLLTQRMQVHEKTAWMLRSLLAS comes from the coding sequence ATGGAAATCAATATCGGAATCGCCGAACAGGATCGCGCCGCCATCGCCGAAGGCCTTTCGCGCCTGCTGGCCGATACCTACACGCTCTATCTGAAGACCCATAATTTCCACTGGAACGTCACCGGCCCGATGTTCAACACCCTGCACCTGATGTTCGAAGGGCAGTACACCGAGCTGGCACTGGCCGTCGATGCCATTGCCGAACGTATCCGCGCCCTCGGCTTCCCGGCACCAGGCACCTACGCTGCTTACGCACGCCTGTCGTCGATCAAGGAAGAGGAAGGCGTCCCCAGCGCCGAGGACATGATCAAGCAACTGGTTCAAGGCCAGGAAGCCGTGGTGCGCACGGCACGCGGTATCTTCCCGCTGCTGGACAAGGTCAGCGATGAGCCCACCGCCGACCTGCTGACCCAGCGCATGCAGGTACACGAAAAAACCGCCTGGATGCTACGCAGCCTGCTCGCCTCCTGA
- the ruvA gene encoding Holliday junction branch migration protein RuvA: protein MIGRLRGNLAEKQPPHLLLDVNGVGYELEVPMTTLYRLPSVGEPVTLHTHLVVREDAHLLYGFFEKRERELFRELIRLNGVGPKLALALMSGLEVDELVRCVQAQDTAALVKVPGVGKKTAERLLVELKDRFKAWESIPSIAPLVVEPQSALAVSSAENDAVSALISLGYKPQEASRAVAAIKEDGLSSEDLIRRALRGMA from the coding sequence GTGATCGGACGTTTGCGCGGTAATCTGGCGGAGAAGCAGCCTCCGCATTTGCTTCTGGATGTAAATGGCGTCGGTTATGAGCTGGAAGTGCCGATGACCACCCTTTATCGTCTGCCCTCGGTGGGTGAGCCGGTAACCCTGCATACCCATCTGGTGGTGCGCGAGGACGCGCATCTGCTCTATGGCTTCTTCGAAAAGCGCGAGCGTGAGCTGTTCCGCGAACTGATTCGGCTCAACGGGGTGGGGCCGAAACTGGCTCTGGCCTTGATGTCGGGGTTGGAGGTCGATGAGCTGGTACGTTGCGTGCAGGCTCAAGATACCGCTGCGCTGGTCAAGGTGCCTGGTGTGGGCAAGAAAACCGCCGAGCGTTTGCTGGTCGAGCTCAAGGACAGGTTCAAGGCCTGGGAGTCGATACCGTCCATTGCACCGTTGGTGGTTGAACCTCAGTCTGCCCTGGCAGTCTCAAGCGCGGAGAATGATGCCGTGAGCGCGCTGATTTCCCTGGGATACAAGCCCCAGGAGGCCAGCCGGGCCGTGGCTGCAATCAAGGAAGATGGTTTGAGCAGTGAAGATTTGATACGTCGCGCGTTGCGCGGCATGGCGTGA
- a CDS encoding YebC/PmpR family DNA-binding transcriptional regulator, giving the protein MAGHSKWANIKHRKGRQDAKRGKIFTKLIRELTVAAKHGGPIPADNPRLRLAVDKALTNNMSRDVIDRAIARGAGNNEADNVVEFSYEGYAPSGVAIIVEVMTDNRNRTAAEVRHAFTKCGGNLGTDGSVAYMFERKGQISFASVDEDALMEAALEAGADDVEMGEEGAALVSTSFTEFHAVIEALAAAGFKSDEAEIAMIPSISAPITDLETAQKVFKLIDMLEDLDDVQNVYHNAEVSDEIMEQLG; this is encoded by the coding sequence ATGGCTGGTCATTCCAAGTGGGCCAACATCAAGCACCGCAAGGGGCGTCAGGACGCCAAGCGGGGCAAGATCTTCACCAAGCTGATTCGTGAGCTGACGGTCGCCGCCAAGCACGGTGGCCCGATCCCGGCGGACAATCCGCGTCTGCGTCTGGCTGTGGACAAGGCGCTGACCAACAACATGTCCCGCGACGTGATCGACCGCGCCATCGCCCGCGGTGCCGGCAACAACGAAGCCGACAATGTCGTCGAGTTCAGCTACGAGGGCTATGCGCCAAGTGGTGTGGCGATCATCGTCGAAGTGATGACCGACAACCGCAACCGTACCGCCGCCGAAGTGCGTCATGCTTTCACCAAGTGTGGTGGCAACCTGGGTACCGACGGCTCGGTCGCCTACATGTTCGAGCGCAAGGGGCAGATCAGCTTCGCTTCCGTGGACGAAGATGCATTGATGGAAGCGGCGCTTGAGGCGGGTGCCGATGACGTGGAAATGGGCGAGGAGGGCGCTGCCCTGGTGTCGACCAGCTTCACCGAGTTCCACGCGGTGATCGAGGCTTTGGCTGCGGCCGGCTTCAAGAGCGATGAGGCTGAGATCGCCATGATTCCGTCGATCAGTGCGCCGATCACCGATCTGGAAACCGCGCAGAAGGTCTTCAAGCTGATCGATATGCTCGAAGATCTGGATGACGTGCAGAACGTCTACCACAACGCCGAAGTTTCCGACGAGATCATGGAACAGCTCGGCTGA
- the tolA gene encoding cell envelope integrity protein TolA codes for MMQQTERSQSESYFWPIVWAVGLHVLMFAMLFVSFAFTPELPPARPVVQATLYQLQSQSQATTQTTQKVAGEAQKTSAPQFETERLEQKKAEEQKLAQAEEQKVAAAKAAEQKRAEEARKAEAAKAEAAKKAEAEKAAEQKRQADIAKKRAEEEAKKKAAEEAKKKAAAEEAKKKAAAAEAAKKKAAEDAKRKAEDARRKAAEDQKAAALAELLSDNVQNQQALAETHGDQVAGNLDDLIIKLITENWQRPMSARRGMSVELLIQMLPDGTVTNASVSRSSGDAPFDNSAVAAVRNVGRIPEMQQLDRATFDRMYRQRRVIFKPED; via the coding sequence CTGATGCAGCAGACCGAGCGTTCGCAATCGGAAAGCTACTTCTGGCCCATCGTTTGGGCCGTGGGCCTGCACGTTCTGATGTTCGCCATGTTGTTCGTCAGTTTCGCCTTCACGCCCGAACTGCCTCCGGCGCGCCCGGTGGTACAGGCTACGCTGTACCAACTGCAATCGCAGAGCCAGGCCACCACCCAGACCACGCAGAAGGTGGCGGGTGAGGCGCAGAAAACCTCGGCGCCGCAGTTCGAAACCGAGCGACTGGAACAGAAAAAGGCCGAAGAACAGAAGCTGGCCCAGGCCGAAGAGCAGAAGGTAGCAGCAGCCAAGGCTGCGGAACAAAAGCGTGCCGAGGAGGCTCGAAAGGCCGAGGCAGCCAAGGCTGAAGCCGCGAAGAAAGCCGAGGCAGAGAAAGCTGCCGAGCAGAAGCGTCAGGCCGATATCGCCAAGAAGCGCGCCGAGGAAGAGGCGAAGAAGAAAGCCGCTGAAGAGGCCAAGAAAAAGGCCGCTGCAGAAGAGGCGAAGAAGAAAGCGGCAGCCGCCGAGGCAGCGAAGAAGAAAGCTGCCGAAGACGCCAAGCGCAAGGCTGAAGATGCACGGCGCAAGGCAGCCGAGGATCAGAAGGCGGCAGCGCTGGCTGAGCTGCTGTCGGACAACGTGCAGAACCAGCAGGCGCTGGCCGAGACGCATGGCGATCAGGTGGCGGGTAACCTCGACGATCTGATCATCAAGCTGATCACCGAGAACTGGCAGCGGCCGATGTCGGCGCGTCGGGGCATGAGCGTCGAGTTGCTGATTCAGATGTTGCCCGACGGCACCGTGACCAACGCCAGCGTATCGCGCTCCAGTGGCGATGCGCCGTTCGACAATTCCGCCGTCGCCGCAGTACGTAACGTCGGGCGTATTCCCGAGATGCAACAATTGGATCGCGCTACCTTCGACCGTATGTACAGGCAGCGTCGCGTCATTTTCAAACCGGAGGATTGA
- the ruvB gene encoding Holliday junction branch migration DNA helicase RuvB codes for MIEADRLITASPREREEQQDRAIRPLKLAEYIGQPSVREQMELFIQAARGRKESLDHTLIFGPPGLGKTTLANIIAQEMGVSIKSTSGPVLERPGDLAALLTNLESGDVLFVDEIHRLSPIVEEVLYPAMEDFQLDIMIGEGPAARSIKLDLPPFTLVGATTRAGMLTNPLRDRFGIVQRLEFYGIDDLATIVTRSAGILGLPIEDQGAYEIARRARGTPRIANRLLRRVRDFAEVRGRGHITREIADLALNLLDVDERGFDHSDRRLLLAMIEKFDGGPVGVDSLAAAISEERHTIEDVLEPYLIQQGYMMRTPRGRVVTRHAYLHFGLNTPKRLGEQPNADLFSAGDE; via the coding sequence ATGATCGAAGCCGATCGCCTGATTACCGCCAGCCCGCGTGAGCGCGAGGAGCAACAGGACAGGGCCATTCGCCCCCTGAAGCTGGCCGAATACATCGGCCAGCCGAGCGTGCGTGAGCAGATGGAGCTGTTCATCCAGGCTGCTCGTGGTCGCAAGGAGTCGCTTGACCATACGCTGATCTTCGGCCCGCCCGGTCTCGGCAAGACCACGCTGGCCAATATCATCGCCCAGGAAATGGGCGTTTCGATCAAGAGCACCTCCGGTCCGGTGCTGGAGCGCCCTGGTGATCTGGCTGCGCTGCTGACCAATCTGGAATCCGGCGACGTGTTGTTCGTCGACGAAATCCATCGCCTCTCGCCCATCGTCGAAGAGGTGCTGTACCCGGCCATGGAAGACTTCCAGCTCGACATCATGATCGGCGAAGGCCCGGCGGCCCGCTCGATCAAGCTGGATTTGCCGCCCTTCACCCTGGTTGGCGCCACCACTCGCGCCGGTATGCTGACCAACCCGCTGCGGGATCGTTTCGGCATCGTGCAGCGCCTGGAGTTCTACGGTATCGACGACCTAGCGACCATCGTCACGCGTTCTGCCGGAATCCTCGGCCTGCCCATTGAGGATCAGGGTGCTTACGAGATCGCCCGTCGCGCGCGCGGCACGCCGCGTATCGCCAACCGCCTGTTGCGCCGCGTGCGTGATTTCGCTGAGGTTCGTGGGCGTGGGCACATAACCCGCGAAATCGCCGACCTGGCTCTGAATCTGCTGGATGTCGACGAACGTGGCTTCGATCACTCCGACCGTCGTCTATTGCTGGCCATGATCGAGAAGTTCGACGGTGGGCCGGTCGGTGTCGACAGCCTGGCGGCAGCCATCAGCGAGGAGCGTCATACCATCGAGGACGTGCTCGAGCCCTACCTGATCCAGCAGGGCTACATGATGCGCACACCTCGCGGGCGAGTGGTCACGCGTCATGCCTATCTGCACTTTGGCCTGAACACGCCGAAGCGCTTGGGTGAGCAGCCCAATGCCGATCTTTTTTCAGCAGGTGATGAATGA